From Micromonospora rifamycinica, a single genomic window includes:
- a CDS encoding pectinesterase family protein, which translates to MRNRTRRVASIVATAVTTTLVAGVVTAVSAQAAAGCQVTYQVGAQWAGGFTAAITIRNLGDPVSGWRLGWSFPAGQTITSAWGFTASPASGDVVATNLDYNAAIATNGSVDVGFNGTWTGSNPDPAGFTLNGTACTGTTTPTTAPPTTAPPTTPPVTTPPPTTAPPTTPPVTTAPPTTPPPSGTPTVAADGSGRYRTVQAAIDAVPANSSARVTITIKPGTYREVVRVASNKPNVTLRGLGSGPSNVVLVYNNSAGTRKPDGTTYGTFNSASMFVDGANFVAENLTISNDFVENTSGVDQQAVALHLNADRAVLRNVRLLGDQDTFLVNDKTRAYVVSSYVEGTVDFIFGGGTIVIDSSSIYEKRSTGGPITAARTPASKTYGMLIYRSTITGATNNTTQLGRPWGPDAQVLYRESTLSATMKTAQPWTDMSGNVWQNARFREYRNTGPGAGTNGNRPQLSDSQAATYTPQRYLAGSDGWNPM; encoded by the coding sequence GTGAGAAATCGCACCCGGCGGGTGGCATCGATCGTCGCCACCGCCGTCACCACCACTCTCGTCGCCGGTGTCGTCACCGCCGTGTCAGCGCAGGCCGCCGCCGGCTGTCAGGTCACCTACCAGGTGGGCGCCCAGTGGGCCGGTGGCTTCACCGCCGCCATCACGATCAGGAACCTGGGCGACCCCGTCAGCGGCTGGCGGCTCGGCTGGAGCTTCCCCGCCGGGCAGACCATCACCAGCGCCTGGGGCTTCACCGCCAGCCCGGCCAGCGGTGACGTCGTCGCCACCAACCTCGACTACAACGCCGCCATCGCCACCAACGGCAGTGTCGACGTCGGGTTCAACGGCACCTGGACCGGCAGCAACCCCGACCCCGCCGGCTTCACGCTCAACGGAACCGCCTGCACCGGCACGACCACCCCCACCACCGCACCCCCCACCACCGCACCCCCCACCACGCCGCCGGTGACCACGCCCCCGCCCACCACCGCGCCGCCGACCACGCCGCCGGTGACCACCGCGCCGCCGACGACGCCGCCGCCCAGCGGGACGCCGACGGTGGCGGCGGACGGCAGCGGCAGGTACCGCACCGTGCAGGCCGCCATCGACGCCGTACCGGCGAACAGTTCGGCCCGGGTCACCATCACCATCAAGCCCGGCACCTACCGTGAGGTCGTCCGGGTGGCCTCGAACAAGCCCAACGTCACCCTGCGCGGGCTCGGCTCGGGGCCGTCGAACGTGGTGCTGGTGTACAACAACTCCGCCGGCACCCGCAAGCCGGACGGCACAACCTACGGCACCTTCAACAGCGCGAGCATGTTCGTCGACGGGGCCAACTTCGTCGCCGAGAACCTCACCATCTCCAACGACTTCGTGGAGAACACCTCGGGGGTCGACCAGCAGGCGGTGGCGCTGCACCTGAACGCCGACCGGGCGGTGCTACGCAACGTCCGGCTCCTCGGCGACCAGGACACCTTCCTGGTCAACGACAAGACCCGGGCGTACGTGGTCAGCTCCTACGTGGAGGGCACCGTCGACTTCATCTTCGGTGGTGGCACGATCGTCATCGACAGCTCCTCGATCTACGAGAAGCGGTCGACCGGTGGACCGATCACCGCCGCCCGGACGCCGGCCAGCAAGACGTACGGGATGCTGATCTACCGGTCGACGATCACCGGGGCGACCAACAACACCACCCAGCTCGGTCGCCCGTGGGGTCCGGACGCCCAGGTCCTCTACCGGGAGTCGACGCTCAGCGCGACCATGAAGACCGCCCAGCCCTGGACCGACATGTCCGGCAACGTGTGGCAGAACGCCCGGTTCCGCGAGTACCGCAACACCGGTCCCGGCGCCGGCACCAACGGAAACCGTCCACAGCTCAGCGATTCCCAGGCGGCCACCTACACGCCGCAGCGGTACCTGGCCGGCAGCGACGGCTGGAACCCGATGTGA
- a CDS encoding STM4015 family protein translates to MTFGSHAQTFAGRPVVEFPADGPPPVVDGPVCWRIADWHFDGNTRQDILSEQFRDRFDRFVEQVGDQVEALVVGAWGYAAFHHAPIAQLCAAAPRLPRLRALFLGDMVTEECEVSWMRVGDVSQLLTAFPELEVLRVRGGEEFSFSPVRHERLRTLSVQSGGLPREFVRAVLDSELPALHHLDLWLGTDDYGGNTTVADLEALLAGKLFPALRRLGLRNAEIADELAAALAAAAVVPRLERLDLSLGTLSDDGLAALLAGQPLTHLAALDLHHHYLSEEAADRVVAALPGVEVDISEPQEADEDDGESYRYTAVSE, encoded by the coding sequence ATGACGTTCGGTTCCCACGCGCAGACGTTCGCCGGTCGGCCGGTGGTCGAGTTCCCCGCCGACGGGCCGCCGCCCGTCGTGGACGGCCCGGTCTGCTGGCGGATCGCCGACTGGCACTTCGACGGGAACACCCGGCAGGACATCCTGTCGGAGCAGTTCCGGGACCGGTTCGACCGGTTCGTCGAGCAGGTCGGTGACCAGGTCGAGGCGCTCGTCGTCGGGGCCTGGGGATACGCGGCGTTCCACCACGCCCCGATCGCCCAGCTCTGCGCGGCGGCTCCCCGGCTGCCCCGGCTGCGGGCGCTGTTCCTCGGCGACATGGTCACCGAGGAGTGCGAGGTCTCCTGGATGCGGGTCGGCGACGTCAGCCAGTTGCTGACCGCCTTCCCGGAGCTGGAGGTGCTGCGGGTACGCGGCGGCGAGGAGTTCAGCTTCTCCCCGGTGCGCCACGAGCGGCTGCGGACGCTGTCCGTGCAGAGCGGCGGGCTGCCCCGGGAGTTCGTCCGCGCGGTGCTCGACTCGGAGCTGCCCGCGCTGCACCACCTCGACCTGTGGCTGGGCACCGACGACTACGGCGGCAACACCACCGTGGCCGACCTGGAGGCGCTGCTGGCCGGGAAGCTCTTCCCGGCGCTGCGCCGGCTCGGGCTGCGCAACGCCGAGATCGCCGACGAGCTGGCCGCCGCGCTCGCCGCCGCCGCCGTGGTGCCCCGGTTGGAGCGGCTCGACCTGTCGCTGGGCACCCTGTCCGACGACGGGCTGGCCGCGCTGCTCGCCGGGCAGCCGCTGACCCACCTGGCCGCCCTCGACCTGCACCACCACTACCTGTCGGAGGAGGCCGCCGACCGGGTGGTCGCCGCGTTGCCGGGGGTCGAGGTCGACATCTCCGAGCCGCAGGAGGCCGACGAGGACGACGGGGAGAGTTACCGCTACACGGCGGTGTCGGAGTGA
- a CDS encoding helix-turn-helix domain-containing protein — protein MDSSELLPVGRRVAYWRGRRNLSQQVFADRLGKSKSWVDKVERGVRTLDKLSTLQDIAAVLRIDPAVLLGRDARPAEATGRTVDVARIRTALARYDIPLARPAGGRPVLPVGQVARQVAHAWTTFQHARYPEVAALLPGLLADVERTRAADPAGRAALVDAYRVTTSLLVKLAVPDLAWLAADRAMSVAAGDPALVAAAAVQLGQVLRASDQARGAKSATLAAAYRIAPPVIEGGLAADLSLCGTLLLQAALAAAAHGDDVAVADLLDEAAALATAVGDGQDHHRTGFGPTAVAVARAAAALSLGDDHDAVSRHEEVTRRDGWRWLPVEHRAGHLLDVARAHLRKADPVGAGRVLVDADRIAPAEIRHRPVGRDVLARVVREPTAPTTLVRLAATLGVG, from the coding sequence GTGGACAGTAGCGAACTGTTGCCGGTTGGCCGGCGGGTGGCGTACTGGCGGGGGCGACGCAACCTGTCGCAGCAGGTGTTCGCCGACCGGTTGGGCAAGTCGAAGAGCTGGGTGGACAAGGTTGAGCGGGGTGTGCGTACCCTGGACAAGCTCTCCACGCTCCAGGACATCGCCGCCGTGCTGCGCATCGACCCGGCGGTGCTGCTCGGCCGGGATGCTCGGCCGGCCGAGGCGACCGGGCGGACGGTGGATGTCGCGCGGATCCGGACGGCCCTCGCCCGGTACGACATCCCGCTGGCCCGGCCGGCGGGCGGTCGACCGGTGTTGCCGGTCGGCCAGGTGGCCCGGCAGGTGGCGCACGCCTGGACAACCTTCCAGCACGCCCGGTATCCCGAGGTGGCAGCCCTGCTGCCGGGGCTGCTGGCGGATGTCGAGCGGACCCGTGCCGCCGATCCGGCAGGTCGGGCGGCCCTGGTGGATGCCTACCGGGTCACCACGTCGCTGCTGGTCAAGCTGGCCGTGCCGGATCTGGCCTGGCTGGCTGCGGACCGGGCGATGAGCGTCGCCGCCGGCGACCCGGCCCTCGTCGCCGCCGCAGCGGTGCAACTGGGCCAGGTGCTGCGCGCGTCCGACCAGGCCCGTGGGGCGAAGTCGGCGACGCTGGCCGCCGCGTACCGGATCGCCCCACCGGTGATCGAGGGCGGCTTGGCCGCGGATCTGTCGTTGTGCGGGACGCTGCTCCTCCAGGCGGCGCTGGCCGCCGCCGCCCACGGTGACGACGTGGCGGTGGCCGACCTGCTCGACGAGGCCGCGGCCCTGGCGACGGCCGTCGGCGACGGGCAGGACCACCACCGGACGGGCTTCGGACCGACCGCCGTGGCGGTGGCGCGGGCCGCCGCCGCGCTCAGCCTCGGCGACGACCACGATGCGGTGTCCCGGCACGAGGAGGTCACCCGGCGGGACGGTTGGCGGTGGCTGCCCGTCGAGCACCGGGCCGGGCACCTGCTCGACGTGGCCCGCGCCCACCTGCGCAAGGCGGACCCGGTCGGCGCCGGACGGGTCCTGGTCGACGCCGACCGGATCGCTCCCGCCGAGATCCGGCACCGACCGGTCGGCCGGGACGTGCTGGCGCGGGTCGTCCGTGAGCCCACCGCCCCGACGACCCTCGTCCGCCTCGCCGCCACCCTCGGGGTGGGTTGA
- a CDS encoding STM4015 family protein produces MIRSHMSSFAGMPVVPFTPGMTLPDDPSAVAWRLEVEDFEAEPEEMAALVTALRAEVPGEAVRALVIGEWGSAYERALPVDLLADAAKDWTALRAVFLADLVSEQCEISWLTHGDLTPLLTAYPELETLWVRGANELTLRPVRHTGLRELGFQTGGLPAEVTRAVGDSDLPALRRLDLWLGRQDYGGDTGTDDLAAVLAGDRLPALRHLAVCNAEFADHVAKAVATAPVVSRLEVLDLSMGVLTDPGAEALLAGQPLTHLRRLDLHHHFLSPEVAQRLTDALPGVQVDVSEPQEPDEYDGTVYRFTAVGE; encoded by the coding sequence GTGATCCGTTCGCACATGTCGTCGTTCGCCGGAATGCCGGTGGTCCCCTTCACACCGGGGATGACCCTGCCCGACGACCCGTCGGCCGTCGCCTGGCGGCTCGAGGTCGAGGACTTCGAGGCCGAGCCGGAGGAGATGGCCGCCCTGGTCACGGCGCTGCGGGCGGAGGTGCCCGGCGAGGCGGTCCGCGCCCTGGTGATCGGCGAATGGGGTTCGGCGTACGAGCGGGCGCTCCCGGTCGACCTGCTGGCCGACGCGGCCAAGGACTGGACCGCCCTGCGCGCGGTGTTCCTGGCCGACCTGGTCAGCGAGCAGTGCGAGATCTCCTGGCTCACCCACGGCGACCTCACCCCGCTGCTGACCGCCTACCCGGAGCTGGAGACGCTGTGGGTACGCGGGGCCAACGAGCTGACCCTGCGACCGGTGCGGCACACCGGGCTGCGGGAGCTGGGCTTCCAGACCGGCGGCCTGCCGGCCGAGGTCACCCGCGCGGTGGGCGACAGCGACCTGCCCGCCCTGCGCCGGCTCGACCTGTGGCTCGGCCGGCAGGACTACGGCGGCGACACCGGCACCGACGACCTCGCCGCCGTCCTGGCCGGCGACCGGCTGCCGGCGCTGCGTCACCTGGCGGTCTGCAACGCCGAGTTCGCCGACCACGTCGCGAAGGCGGTGGCCACCGCCCCGGTGGTGTCCCGGCTGGAGGTGCTCGACCTGTCGATGGGGGTGCTCACCGACCCGGGTGCCGAGGCGCTGCTGGCCGGGCAGCCGCTGACCCACCTGCGCCGGCTCGACCTGCACCACCACTTCCTCTCTCCCGAGGTCGCGCAGCGGCTGACCGACGCGCTGCCCGGTGTCCAGGTCGACGTCTCCGAGCCGCAGGAACCGGACGAGTACGACGGCACGGTCTACCGCTTCACCGCGGTCGGGGAGTGA
- a CDS encoding carbohydrate-binding protein, with product MRLRPGTTAWLAGAVLLAAALPAANGFAAPTTATGAASALAACSAPAWAEGVSYPAGTRVSYLGHLYESLVTHTPPAGAGWNPAAVPALWRDLGVCTGTPSPTPSPTTTATPTRPPTPTPTPTRTPSPTPTPGTTTPPPDGTGCALKPRPAGKVLQGYWENWDGAANGVHPPLGWIPITDPRITGHGYNVVTAAFPVIRADGTVLWEDGMDATVKVPTPTEMCQAKAAGLTVLLSIGGATAGIDLGSAAVADRFVATVVPILKRYHFDGIDIDIETGLTGSGDITRLSTSQANLVRIIDGVLAQMPAGFGLTMAPETAYVTGGSVTYGSIWGAYLPVIKRYVDNGRLWWLNMQYYNGSMYGCAGDSYPAGTVAGFTAQTDCLNAGLVVQGTTIRVPYDRQVPGLPAQPGAGGGYLAPASVAQAWNTYRGGLKGLMTWSVNWDGSKGWTFGDNVRTLQGR from the coding sequence ATGCGACTTCGACCCGGGACGACAGCCTGGCTGGCCGGTGCGGTGCTGCTCGCCGCCGCACTGCCCGCCGCGAACGGTTTCGCCGCGCCGACCACCGCCACGGGTGCCGCCAGCGCCCTGGCGGCCTGCTCCGCACCGGCCTGGGCCGAGGGCGTCAGCTACCCCGCCGGCACCCGGGTCAGCTACCTCGGCCACCTCTACGAGTCGCTGGTGACCCACACCCCGCCGGCCGGCGCCGGCTGGAACCCGGCAGCTGTGCCGGCCCTCTGGCGGGACCTCGGCGTCTGCACCGGCACCCCCTCCCCCACCCCGTCACCGACCACCACCGCCACCCCCACCCGGCCCCCGACCCCGACACCCACCCCGACCCGCACCCCCTCCCCGACCCCCACCCCCGGCACGACGACACCGCCGCCGGACGGCACCGGCTGCGCGCTGAAGCCCCGCCCGGCCGGCAAGGTGCTCCAGGGTTACTGGGAGAACTGGGACGGCGCGGCGAACGGCGTCCACCCGCCGCTGGGCTGGATCCCGATCACCGACCCCCGGATCACCGGGCACGGCTACAACGTCGTCACCGCCGCCTTCCCGGTGATCCGCGCCGACGGCACGGTGCTCTGGGAGGACGGCATGGACGCCACCGTCAAGGTGCCCACACCGACCGAGATGTGCCAGGCCAAGGCCGCCGGGCTGACCGTGCTGCTGTCGATCGGCGGGGCCACCGCCGGCATCGACCTCGGCTCGGCAGCCGTCGCCGACCGGTTCGTCGCCACCGTGGTGCCGATCCTCAAGCGGTACCACTTCGACGGCATCGACATCGACATCGAGACCGGGCTGACCGGCAGCGGGGACATCACCCGCCTGTCCACGTCGCAGGCGAACCTGGTCCGCATCATCGACGGGGTGCTGGCCCAGATGCCGGCCGGCTTCGGCCTGACCATGGCCCCGGAGACCGCGTACGTCACCGGCGGCAGCGTCACCTACGGCTCCATCTGGGGCGCGTACCTGCCGGTCATCAAGCGGTACGTCGACAACGGGCGGCTCTGGTGGCTCAACATGCAGTACTACAACGGCAGCATGTACGGCTGCGCCGGTGACTCGTACCCCGCCGGGACGGTGGCGGGCTTCACCGCCCAGACCGACTGCCTCAACGCCGGCCTGGTCGTCCAGGGCACCACCATCCGGGTGCCGTACGACCGGCAGGTGCCCGGCCTGCCCGCCCAGCCCGGTGCCGGTGGCGGCTACCTCGCGCCGGCCTCGGTGGCACAGGCGTGGAACACCTACCGGGGCGGCCTGAAGGGGCTGATGACCTGGTCGGTCAACTGGGACGGCTCCAAGGGCTGGACCTTCGGCGACAACGTCCGCACCCTCCAGGGCCGCTGA
- a CDS encoding STM4014 family protein, with protein sequence MRLTVVGNPDNRRVALFRRAVRAAGLPDPAVLPWARVLTGAAPPDADTLVRVDSPGEDAEVDRLLRGAATPARHGELIGLADTYAGLVAGMGRVAAGGATLLNHPDDVAALCDKRRCHALLSAAGVPVPAALPSVDGYPQLRAAMAAAGWHRVFVKPAHGSSAAGVIALAVGPGRVRAVTPIEVTPEGLFNSLRLRGYDDEATVAALVDRLAPEGLHVERWLPKAGLADRVVDLRVVVVAGRPTHAVVRAARGPMTNLHLGNARGDLEALRAAAGPESWAAAMRTCARAAACFPRSLHVGVDLMFLLGWQRHAVAEVNAFGDLLPGVLADGRDTYAEQVHALTGGRWDRWREETGCAP encoded by the coding sequence ATGCGACTGACCGTGGTGGGCAACCCCGACAACCGGCGGGTCGCGCTGTTCCGGCGGGCCGTCCGCGCGGCGGGGTTGCCCGATCCGGCGGTGCTGCCCTGGGCGCGGGTGCTCACCGGGGCGGCCCCGCCGGACGCCGACACCCTGGTCCGGGTCGACTCCCCCGGTGAGGACGCGGAGGTGGACCGGCTGCTGCGCGGCGCGGCCACCCCCGCGCGGCACGGGGAGCTGATCGGCCTGGCCGACACGTACGCCGGGCTGGTGGCCGGGATGGGCCGGGTGGCCGCCGGGGGCGCGACGCTGCTCAACCACCCGGACGACGTGGCGGCGCTGTGCGACAAGCGGCGCTGCCACGCGCTGCTCTCGGCGGCCGGGGTGCCGGTGCCGGCGGCGCTGCCGTCGGTCGACGGCTATCCGCAGCTCCGGGCGGCGATGGCGGCGGCCGGCTGGCACCGGGTGTTCGTCAAGCCGGCGCACGGCTCGTCGGCGGCCGGGGTGATCGCGCTCGCCGTCGGCCCCGGCCGGGTACGGGCGGTCACCCCGATCGAGGTCACCCCGGAGGGGCTGTTCAACTCGTTGCGGCTGCGCGGCTACGACGACGAGGCGACCGTCGCGGCGCTGGTCGACCGGCTCGCCCCGGAGGGGCTGCACGTGGAGCGGTGGCTGCCCAAGGCGGGGCTGGCCGACCGGGTGGTCGACCTGCGGGTGGTGGTGGTCGCCGGCCGCCCCACCCACGCCGTGGTCCGGGCCGCCCGGGGGCCGATGACCAACCTGCACCTGGGCAACGCGCGGGGCGACCTGGAGGCGCTGCGGGCGGCGGCCGGCCCGGAGTCCTGGGCGGCGGCGATGCGGACCTGTGCCCGGGCGGCGGCGTGCTTCCCCCGGTCGCTGCACGTCGGCGTCGACCTGATGTTCCTGCTGGGCTGGCAGCGGCACGCGGTGGCCGAGGTCAACGCGTTCGGCGACCTGCTGCCCGGGGTGCTGGCCGACGGCCGGGACACCTACGCCGAGCAGGTGCACGCGCTGACCGGCGGCCGGTGGGACCGGTGGCGGGAGGAGACCGGATGCGCGCCCTGA
- a CDS encoding pectinesterase family protein, whose translation MRRNRRPLAVAVAAALSTALLALTPLGGAQVAHAATLFSDDFTDGDLAGWSRSGGTWSVAADDSPALQQARGDTGDARLFAGSASWADQAVQARVKPLTLPGNGMVALLARASGATSYYRLALLAGDQVRLEAVRSGRATPLGTVSHRVMTGGWHTLRIEVAGTVVRGWVDGVPVGSGTGTLTATGRIGVQTGNATARFDDVLVTRGEPAPTSAPPSPTATPSGTPTASPTATPSETPSPTGPTPTPTGTGPAERSSVVAPDGSGDHTSVQAAVDAVPVGNASRYTITIRPGTYRETVTVPAGKPYVSFVGSTGDPRDVVIVYDNASGTPKPGGGTYGTSGSASVTIDGNDFTARHLTFANDFDEAAHGYSAEQAVAVLTRADRLVFDDVRFLGNQDTLYHNSASVDAVGRAYFRDCYVEGDVDFIFGRGTGVFDGCEIRSLDRGSASNNGYVTAASTMIANPYGLLFTGCTLTTDAAAAQSVHLGRPWHPSGDVNAIGQVVFRDNVLGAHVKDSPWTDMSGFSWRDARFAEYRNSGPGSTVTADRPQLTDAQAPTYTPQRYLAGADGWNPIP comes from the coding sequence ATGCGCAGGAACCGCCGCCCGCTCGCCGTCGCCGTCGCGGCGGCACTCAGCACCGCGCTGCTCGCCCTCACCCCGCTCGGCGGCGCGCAGGTCGCCCACGCCGCCACCCTGTTCAGCGACGACTTCACCGACGGCGACCTCGCCGGCTGGTCGCGCTCCGGCGGCACCTGGTCGGTGGCCGCCGACGACAGCCCGGCGTTGCAGCAGGCCAGGGGCGACACCGGTGACGCCCGGCTGTTCGCCGGCAGCGCGTCCTGGGCCGACCAGGCCGTCCAGGCCCGGGTGAAGCCGCTGACCCTGCCCGGCAACGGCATGGTCGCGCTGCTGGCCCGCGCCAGCGGCGCGACCAGCTACTACCGGCTCGCCCTGCTCGCCGGCGACCAGGTCCGGCTGGAGGCGGTACGCAGCGGCCGGGCCACCCCGCTGGGCACGGTGTCCCACCGGGTGATGACGGGTGGCTGGCACACCCTGCGGATCGAGGTCGCCGGGACGGTGGTGCGCGGCTGGGTGGACGGCGTCCCCGTCGGCTCCGGCACCGGCACCCTGACCGCGACCGGCCGGATCGGCGTGCAGACCGGCAACGCCACCGCCCGCTTCGACGACGTGCTGGTGACCCGGGGCGAGCCGGCCCCGACCAGTGCGCCGCCGAGCCCCACGGCCACCCCGTCCGGCACCCCCACCGCCAGCCCCACGGCGACCCCGTCCGAGACCCCGTCGCCCACCGGCCCGACGCCCACGCCCACCGGCACCGGGCCGGCCGAGCGGTCCTCGGTGGTCGCCCCGGACGGCAGCGGGGACCACACCAGCGTGCAGGCGGCGGTGGACGCGGTACCGGTGGGCAACGCGAGCCGGTACACCATCACCATCAGGCCGGGCACCTACCGGGAGACGGTCACGGTCCCGGCCGGCAAGCCGTACGTGTCGTTCGTCGGGTCGACCGGCGACCCCCGGGACGTGGTGATCGTCTACGACAACGCCTCGGGCACCCCGAAGCCGGGCGGCGGCACCTACGGCACCTCGGGCAGCGCCTCGGTGACCATCGACGGCAACGACTTCACCGCCCGGCACCTGACCTTCGCCAACGACTTCGACGAGGCGGCGCACGGCTACAGCGCCGAGCAGGCGGTGGCCGTGCTGACCCGGGCCGACCGGCTGGTCTTCGACGACGTGCGGTTCCTCGGCAACCAGGACACGCTCTACCACAACAGCGCCTCCGTCGACGCTGTCGGCCGGGCGTACTTCCGGGACTGCTACGTCGAGGGCGACGTCGACTTCATCTTCGGCCGGGGCACCGGGGTCTTCGACGGCTGCGAGATCCGGTCCCTCGACCGGGGTTCGGCCAGCAACAACGGGTACGTCACAGCGGCCTCCACGATGATCGCCAACCCGTACGGCCTGCTCTTCACCGGTTGCACACTGACCACCGACGCGGCGGCGGCGCAGAGCGTGCACCTCGGCCGGCCGTGGCACCCGAGCGGCGACGTCAACGCGATCGGGCAGGTGGTGTTCCGCGACAACGTGCTCGGCGCGCACGTGAAGGACTCCCCCTGGACCGACATGTCCGGCTTCTCCTGGCGGGACGCCCGGTTCGCCGAGTACCGCAACAGCGGGCCGGGGTCGACGGTCACCGCCGACCGGCCACAGTTGACCGACGCACAGGCCCCGACCTACACCCCGCAGCGGTACCTGGCCGGCGCGGACGGCTGGAACCCGATCCCCTGA
- a CDS encoding carbohydrate-binding module family 20 domain-containing protein yields MSVPRVPRGTRLRRGLLALAVTASSLAALSALPATAPATAAVALNDSEVTANLWEWNWRSVAAACTDHLGPAGYGAVQVAPPQESVSLPSSADGVHPWYEVYQPVSYRLESRFGTRQQFADMVTACHNAGVRVYVDAVVNHMAGANNPESVVGYAGTDFSGPGYSFPAVPYGTGDFHRPGDNCPTSGAINDWNNEAQVTSCELLSLTDLYTEKDAVRTKIAGFLNDLVGLGVDGFRVDAVKHVKKDDFAAILGKVRNTTAENKRPYVAQEIFDGASNDALKARAFTGNGDVLDFGYAKGLKSAFQGSIANLANVGSWNLDAPSANVFAMVTNHDLERDGVVLSYRDGSDYVLANYFALAYPHGKPSVYDSFTWSNRNQSPPADGNGYVTDTVCGGSWNCLTRSTGIKGMVGWANTAKSVRTVSDFTVVNSNVIGFHRGDRAWIGINDSGSASTATFTTGLADGSYCDVISGARGTAGCTGTTVTVSGGRATVRIPANGAVALHANAKAGSTPTPTATPTASPTPTATPTPTAPAGTVATTFTVTASLAGGQDAYVVGSVPALGSWSPADAVRLTAQGGGVYRAVVTLPAATTVEFKFLKKTTAGVVTWESGGNRTLTTPAGGTSSVTDTFRGDPAGTQGASFTVNATTSYGQNVFVVGSVAALGSWNPANAVALSSAAYPLWRATVALPANTAFEYKYLKKNPDGTVTWESGGNRSATVGSTGSWSANDTWR; encoded by the coding sequence ATGTCCGTACCCCGCGTCCCCCGGGGAACCCGTCTGCGACGGGGCCTCCTCGCCCTCGCTGTCACCGCCTCCTCCCTCGCCGCGCTGAGCGCGCTGCCGGCCACCGCCCCCGCGACCGCCGCCGTCGCCCTCAACGACAGCGAGGTCACCGCCAACCTCTGGGAATGGAACTGGCGCTCCGTCGCCGCCGCGTGCACCGACCACCTCGGCCCGGCCGGCTACGGCGCGGTCCAGGTCGCCCCACCGCAGGAGTCGGTCAGCCTGCCGAGCAGCGCCGACGGCGTACACCCCTGGTACGAGGTCTACCAGCCGGTGTCCTACCGACTGGAGAGCCGGTTCGGCACCCGGCAGCAGTTCGCCGACATGGTGACCGCCTGCCACAACGCCGGGGTGCGGGTGTACGTCGACGCGGTGGTCAACCACATGGCCGGCGCCAACAACCCCGAGTCGGTCGTCGGGTACGCCGGCACCGACTTCTCCGGCCCCGGCTACAGCTTCCCGGCCGTGCCCTACGGCACCGGCGACTTCCACCGCCCGGGGGACAACTGCCCGACCTCCGGCGCGATCAACGACTGGAACAACGAGGCCCAGGTGACCAGCTGCGAGCTGCTCTCCCTGACCGACCTCTACACCGAGAAGGACGCCGTCCGCACCAAGATCGCCGGGTTCCTCAACGACCTGGTCGGCCTCGGGGTCGACGGGTTCCGGGTGGACGCGGTCAAGCACGTCAAGAAGGACGACTTCGCCGCCATCCTCGGCAAGGTGCGCAACACCACCGCCGAGAACAAGCGCCCGTACGTCGCCCAGGAGATCTTCGACGGGGCCAGCAACGACGCCCTCAAGGCCCGCGCCTTCACCGGCAACGGCGACGTGCTCGACTTCGGGTACGCCAAGGGCCTGAAGTCGGCGTTCCAGGGCTCGATCGCCAACCTGGCCAACGTCGGCAGCTGGAACCTCGACGCGCCGAGCGCCAACGTGTTCGCCATGGTCACCAACCACGACCTGGAGCGCGACGGGGTGGTGCTGTCCTACCGCGACGGCAGCGACTACGTGCTGGCCAACTACTTCGCGTTGGCCTACCCGCACGGCAAGCCGTCGGTCTACGACAGCTTCACCTGGTCCAACCGCAACCAGTCGCCGCCCGCCGACGGCAACGGCTACGTCACCGACACCGTCTGCGGCGGCAGCTGGAACTGCCTGACCCGGTCCACCGGGATCAAGGGCATGGTCGGCTGGGCCAACACCGCGAAGTCGGTCCGGACCGTCTCCGACTTCACCGTGGTCAACAGCAACGTCATCGGCTTCCACCGGGGTGACCGGGCCTGGATCGGGATCAACGACTCGGGGTCGGCCAGCACCGCCACCTTCACCACCGGCCTCGCCGACGGGTCGTACTGCGACGTGATCTCCGGGGCGCGCGGCACGGCCGGCTGCACCGGTACCACGGTGACCGTCAGCGGCGGCCGGGCCACCGTGCGGATCCCCGCCAACGGCGCGGTGGCGCTGCACGCCAACGCGAAGGCCGGCAGCACGCCGACGCCGACCGCGACGCCGACCGCCTCGCCGACGCCGACCGCGACGCCCACCCCGACCGCGCCCGCCGGCACGGTCGCCACCACCTTCACCGTCACCGCGTCCCTCGCCGGTGGCCAGGACGCCTACGTCGTCGGCAGCGTCCCGGCGCTGGGCTCCTGGAGCCCGGCCGACGCGGTCAGGCTGACGGCGCAGGGCGGTGGGGTCTACCGGGCGGTGGTCACCCTGCCGGCGGCCACCACTGTGGAGTTCAAGTTCCTCAAGAAGACCACGGCCGGCGTGGTGACCTGGGAGTCGGGCGGCAACCGGACGTTGACCACGCCGGCCGGCGGCACCTCGTCGGTCACCGACACCTTCCGGGGTGACCCGGCCGGCACCCAGGGCGCGTCGTTCACCGTCAACGCCACCACCTCGTACGGCCAGAACGTCTTCGTGGTGGGCAGCGTCGCGGCGCTGGGCTCCTGGAACCCGGCCAACGCGGTGGCGCTCTCCTCGGCCGCCTACCCGCTGTGGCGGGCCACGGTCGCCCTGCCGGCGAACACGGCGTTCGAGTACAAGTACCTCAAGAAGAACCCGGACGGCACGGTGACCTGGGAGTCCGGTGGCAACCGCAGCGCCACCGTCGGGTCCACCGGCTCGTGGAGCGCCAACGACACCTGGCGGTGA